Proteins encoded together in one Anoxybacillus flavithermus window:
- the acsA gene encoding acetate--CoA ligase, which produces MKVEALPVIQGDFNLKNYEETYQTFDWSEAEKHFSWYETGKVNMAYEAIDRHAETFQKNKVALYYRDATREEKYTFKEMKEFSNKVANVLKEVADVEKGDRVFIFMPRSPELYFSVLGAIKLGAIVGPLFEAFMEGAVRDRLEDSEAKVIITTPELLPRVPVNELPALKYVFLVGDDVKEEGPFFDLKKRMNAASKHFDIEWVGREDGLILHYTSGSTGKPKGVLHVHNAMIQHYQTAKWVLDLKEDDVYWCTADPGWVTGTSYGIFGPWLCGASNVIVGGRFNPEAWYKTIEDYGVTVWYSAPTAFRMLMGAGDELVKKYDLRSLRHILSVGEPLNPEVVRWGMKVFNRRIHDTWWMTETGAQLICNYPCMEIKPGSMGKPIPGVKAAIVDDQGNELPPYRMGNLAIKKGWPSMMRAIWNNPQKYESYFLPGDWYVSGDSAYMDEDGYFWFQGRIDDVIMTAGERVGPFEVESKLVEHPAVAEAGVIGKPDPVRGEIIKAFVALREGYEPSEELKEDIRNFVKKGLAAHAAPREIEFRDKLPKTRSGKIMRRVLKAWELNLPTGDLSTMED; this is translated from the coding sequence ATTAAAGTGGAAGCGCTACCAGTCATTCAAGGGGATTTTAACTTGAAAAACTATGAAGAAACGTATCAAACGTTTGACTGGTCTGAAGCAGAAAAACATTTTTCATGGTATGAAACCGGGAAAGTAAACATGGCGTACGAAGCGATCGATCGCCATGCGGAAACGTTTCAAAAAAACAAAGTAGCTCTTTATTATCGTGATGCGACAAGAGAAGAAAAGTATACGTTTAAAGAAATGAAAGAGTTTTCAAATAAAGTAGCTAACGTATTAAAAGAAGTAGCTGATGTTGAAAAAGGCGACCGTGTCTTTATTTTTATGCCTCGTTCACCAGAATTATATTTCTCTGTGCTTGGTGCAATTAAACTTGGTGCAATTGTTGGGCCGCTTTTTGAAGCGTTCATGGAAGGGGCTGTGCGTGACCGTTTAGAAGATAGCGAAGCGAAGGTCATTATTACGACGCCTGAACTGTTACCGCGTGTACCGGTAAATGAGTTGCCGGCATTAAAATACGTATTTTTAGTCGGAGATGACGTGAAAGAAGAAGGCCCATTTTTTGATTTGAAAAAACGGATGAATGCCGCAAGCAAACATTTCGATATTGAGTGGGTCGGACGTGAGGACGGTCTCATTTTACATTATACATCTGGTTCAACCGGAAAACCAAAAGGTGTATTGCACGTGCATAATGCCATGATCCAACATTATCAAACAGCAAAATGGGTGTTAGACTTAAAAGAGGACGATGTATATTGGTGCACAGCTGACCCAGGTTGGGTAACGGGAACATCATATGGTATTTTCGGTCCGTGGCTTTGCGGAGCATCAAACGTCATTGTAGGGGGGCGATTTAACCCAGAAGCGTGGTACAAAACGATTGAAGACTATGGTGTGACAGTATGGTATAGTGCACCGACAGCATTCCGCATGTTAATGGGTGCTGGGGACGAGCTTGTGAAAAAATATGATTTGCGTTCACTTCGCCATATTTTAAGTGTCGGTGAACCGCTCAATCCAGAAGTCGTGCGCTGGGGAATGAAAGTATTTAATCGTCGCATTCACGATACATGGTGGATGACAGAAACAGGAGCACAACTCATTTGCAACTATCCGTGTATGGAAATTAAACCAGGATCAATGGGGAAACCGATTCCAGGAGTCAAAGCAGCGATCGTTGACGATCAAGGAAATGAATTGCCACCGTATCGTATGGGCAATTTGGCGATTAAAAAAGGTTGGCCATCAATGATGCGCGCCATTTGGAACAATCCGCAAAAATACGAATCGTATTTCTTGCCTGGTGATTGGTATGTGTCTGGTGATTCTGCGTATATGGATGAGGACGGATATTTTTGGTTCCAGGGACGAATTGATGACGTCATTATGACAGCAGGAGAGCGTGTCGGTCCGTTTGAAGTAGAAAGCAAGCTCGTTGAACATCCAGCTGTTGCAGAAGCAGGTGTCATCGGAAAACCGGATCCAGTGCGCGGTGAAATTATTAAAGCGTTTGTAGCTTTACGCGAGGGGTACGAGCCGTCAGAAGAGTTAAAAGAAGATATTCGTAACTTTGTGAAAAAAGGCTTAGCAGCACATGCCGCACCGCGTGAAATCGAGTTTCGTGACAAACTTCCAAAAACGAGAAGTGGAAAAATTATGCGTCGCGTCTTAAAAGCTTGGGAGCTAAACTTACCGACAGGTGACTTATCAACAATGGAAGATTAA
- a CDS encoding GNAT family N-acetyltransferase, whose amino-acid sequence MEHKKTYNAKQLKTPKGTLIIEGPISPEKLASYEFHHDLTAFRQPHQQHQALIEIAGLPEGRIIIARHGHTIVGYVTFLYPDPLERWSQGKMENLIELGAIEVIPDFRGYGVGKNLLKVAMMDDAMEDYIIITTEYYWHWDLKRTGLNVWEYRKVMEKMMNAGGLVWYATDDPEICSHPANCLMARIGKRVDQQSIQKFDQLRFMNRFMY is encoded by the coding sequence ATGGAGCATAAAAAAACATATAACGCAAAACAGTTAAAAACACCGAAAGGAACGTTAATTATTGAGGGGCCGATTTCTCCCGAAAAACTAGCTAGTTATGAATTTCATCACGATTTAACAGCATTTCGTCAGCCGCATCAACAACATCAAGCGCTCATTGAAATTGCTGGCCTTCCAGAAGGACGAATTATTATTGCTCGCCACGGTCATACGATCGTTGGCTACGTGACCTTTTTATATCCCGACCCGCTAGAAAGATGGTCGCAAGGGAAGATGGAAAATTTAATCGAACTTGGTGCAATTGAAGTTATCCCAGACTTTCGAGGCTACGGTGTCGGAAAAAATTTGTTGAAAGTTGCCATGATGGATGATGCGATGGAAGATTACATCATTATTACAACAGAATACTATTGGCATTGGGATTTAAAACGAACGGGTTTAAACGTATGGGAATATCGAAAAGTAATGGAGAAAATGATGAACGCAGGTGGACTCGTCTGGTACGCAACGGACGATCCAGAAATTTGTTCACATCCAGCTAATTGTTTAATGGCTCGAATCGGAAAACGCGTCGATCAGCAATCTATTCAAAAATTTGACCAATTACGCTTTATGAACCGCTTCATGTATTAA
- a CDS encoding transglycosylase domain-containing protein: protein MSEKQVRFSWQKLWRHFTITYEVVWNVCLIIFIVSLCAFSFAFGVGAGYFASLVKDAKPIPYKEMKKDIYNYEETTHIYFANREYLGYFRSDLERDEVKLSQVSPYFIQAVIATEDEHFYEHKGVVPKAIIRAIFQEATNSSTRSGGSTLTQQLVKNQILTSEVSFERKAKEVLLALRLEKFFTKDEILEAYINVVTFGRNASGRNIAGVQAAAKGVFGVDAKELTLPQAAFLAGLPQSPFRYTPFTSKGELKNDLSPALNRMKTVLSRMKKAGYISKEQYEEAIAYDITKDFVSSLPSPIEKYPWLTFEIERRAKDIFVDLLAKKDGYERQDVRLNDQLYMEYAEKAEKQLRQNGYTIYTTIDKDIYKRMQAIVEKYPYFGSDTVVRKKDEKTGQIISVRQPVEVGAMLIENKTGRIISFVGGRDYKREQLNHATQAYRSNGSTMKPLLVYAPAMEMGIVQPGSVIPDVALEIPTKQGPYRPKNADGKTHGLTSVRHALKKSYNIPAIRTYARIIEQRPISYLEKMGFTSLTTGDGSNLALALGGLTKGVTIEENVNAYATFANGGTFIDAYLIEKIVDKNGNVVYEHETKPVEVFSPQTAYLTIDMMRDVIRSGTAAFLNGKLKFSADWAGKTGTGQNTKDAWFVATNPNVTFGIWMGYDTPKSLEKNYKGLSYSQRNLLLWAQLMNGAYDIRPELIAPKERFRMPGGIVKRSYCAISGLLPSETCKRFGLIETDLFNTAFVPKQEDRYLINGTFVELNGERYVALPTTPKEFTKEGVMIDTSLLEQWGIQHIKDMSQLLPRNDKWKHVFVAKTLQENGKKPDPLAVQQKGATLVWGEHHEQDVIGYRVYYTASETAPFQVIATIRRGEQKSIPLKQGIYYVTAVDIAGLESNPSNIVRMLPATPPEQSTDEQPIDIPTEEQPSTN, encoded by the coding sequence ATGTCAGAAAAACAAGTGCGATTCTCATGGCAAAAACTATGGCGTCATTTTACGATCACATACGAAGTCGTCTGGAACGTATGTTTAATTATATTCATCGTAAGTTTATGTGCGTTCAGCTTTGCTTTCGGTGTCGGGGCAGGATATTTCGCCTCGCTCGTGAAAGATGCCAAACCGATTCCATACAAAGAAATGAAAAAAGATATTTATAACTATGAAGAAACAACACATATTTACTTCGCCAATCGCGAATATCTCGGCTATTTTCGTTCAGACCTAGAACGCGATGAAGTCAAACTTTCGCAAGTTTCCCCTTATTTCATTCAAGCCGTCATTGCGACGGAAGATGAACATTTTTATGAACATAAAGGGGTTGTACCAAAAGCTATTATACGTGCCATTTTTCAAGAAGCAACAAATTCCTCTACACGTAGTGGAGGAAGTACATTAACACAGCAACTTGTAAAAAATCAAATTTTAACGAGCGAAGTGTCATTTGAGCGCAAAGCAAAAGAAGTGTTACTTGCTTTACGCCTTGAGAAATTTTTTACGAAAGATGAAATTTTAGAAGCCTACATTAACGTTGTAACGTTTGGACGAAACGCATCCGGACGAAATATTGCTGGCGTTCAAGCTGCCGCAAAAGGCGTTTTCGGTGTTGATGCAAAAGAATTAACATTGCCGCAAGCTGCATTTTTAGCAGGATTGCCACAAAGTCCGTTTCGCTATACGCCGTTTACAAGCAAAGGGGAGTTGAAAAACGATTTATCCCCAGCGTTAAATCGGATGAAAACTGTATTATCGCGCATGAAAAAAGCAGGGTATATTTCAAAAGAGCAGTATGAGGAAGCGATTGCATACGACATTACGAAAGATTTTGTTTCTTCCTTACCTTCTCCAATAGAGAAATACCCGTGGTTAACGTTTGAAATTGAGCGTCGTGCAAAAGACATTTTCGTTGATTTACTAGCTAAAAAAGATGGCTATGAACGGCAAGATGTGCGTTTGAACGATCAACTATATATGGAATATGCGGAAAAGGCTGAAAAACAATTACGACAAAACGGTTACACGATTTACACAACGATCGACAAAGATATATATAAGCGCATGCAAGCAATCGTAGAAAAATATCCTTACTTTGGAAGCGATACAGTCGTGCGCAAAAAGGACGAAAAAACAGGACAAATCATTTCCGTTCGTCAGCCGGTAGAAGTGGGGGCTATGCTCATCGAAAACAAAACAGGTCGCATCATTAGCTTTGTTGGAGGAAGAGATTATAAACGCGAGCAGCTAAATCACGCTACACAAGCATATCGCTCAAACGGATCAACGATGAAGCCGCTTCTTGTTTATGCACCAGCAATGGAAATGGGGATCGTTCAGCCGGGGTCCGTTATTCCAGATGTCGCGTTGGAAATCCCAACGAAACAAGGTCCGTACCGACCGAAAAACGCGGATGGAAAAACGCATGGCTTAACATCCGTACGTCATGCGTTGAAAAAGTCGTATAACATTCCTGCTATTCGGACGTATGCGCGCATCATCGAGCAACGCCCCATTTCCTATTTAGAAAAAATGGGCTTCACGAGTTTAACAACGGGAGATGGAAGCAACTTAGCGCTTGCGCTTGGCGGATTGACAAAAGGGGTAACGATTGAAGAGAACGTAAACGCATACGCAACATTTGCTAATGGCGGAACGTTTATCGATGCGTACTTAATCGAAAAAATTGTCGATAAAAACGGAAATGTCGTATACGAGCATGAAACAAAGCCGGTAGAAGTATTTTCGCCACAAACGGCCTATTTAACGATTGATATGATGCGCGACGTCATTCGCTCCGGCACGGCCGCCTTTTTAAATGGCAAGCTGAAATTTTCGGCCGATTGGGCGGGAAAAACAGGAACGGGTCAAAATACGAAAGATGCATGGTTTGTAGCAACAAATCCAAATGTCACGTTTGGCATTTGGATGGGATACGATACACCGAAATCGCTCGAAAAAAATTATAAAGGGTTATCATATTCGCAAAGAAACTTATTGTTATGGGCACAGTTAATGAATGGGGCATATGATATTCGCCCAGAACTCATTGCGCCAAAAGAGCGATTCCGCATGCCTGGCGGAATTGTTAAACGTTCGTATTGTGCTATTTCTGGGTTACTTCCATCAGAGACGTGTAAACGATTTGGACTGATAGAAACTGACTTGTTTAATACCGCATTTGTGCCAAAACAAGAAGATCGGTACTTAATCAACGGTACTTTCGTTGAACTAAACGGGGAACGATACGTTGCCTTGCCGACAACACCAAAAGAATTTACAAAAGAAGGGGTCATGATTGACACTTCGTTGCTTGAACAATGGGGAATTCAACATATAAAAGATATGAGCCAACTGCTTCCTCGAAACGACAAGTGGAAACATGTATTTGTAGCAAAAACACTTCAAGAAAACGGTAAAAAACCAGATCCGCTTGCAGTGCAACAAAAAGGAGCAACGCTCGTCTGGGGCGAACATCACGAACAAGACGTCATTGGTTATCGCGTATATTACACAGCATCAGAAACAGCACCGTTTCAAGTCATCGCAACAATACGTAGAGGAGAACAAAAAAGCATACCGTTAAAACAAGGAATATATTATGTTACTGCTGTCGACATCGCTGGATTGGAATCAAATCCGTCAAATATCGTTCGCATGCTGCCTGCTACACCACCTGAGCAATCAACCGATGAACAACCGATAGACATACCGACCGAAGAGCAACCATCAACTAATTAA